In the genome of Cronobacter malonaticus LMG 23826, one region contains:
- a CDS encoding LysR family transcriptional regulator, which produces MNESGAVSIRALQLFISVFDGQSFSAVARREGVSASMISRTVRQLEEALGQQLFYRNTRAVIPTEAGRLFAQYARGITEQFSEARRELQDRSLEPSGLLRINAPVFFGQRHIAPWLTGLAERYPRLQLALTQTDDYVDPHRDATDLIVRIGTLTDSSFHARVFCEQRYYFAAAPRYLARYGAPASPEAFHAHQCLVYSGSSGPNRWLARKPGEPWVHYPVNARLVSNNAHSLLTAALDGMGLVLFPDWMTGEWLKQGKLVKVLPEYEAAINTEAQHIAAIYPNARHPPLNVRAAIDYFVEVFGTPVYWQRD; this is translated from the coding sequence ATGAACGAGAGCGGGGCGGTGAGTATCCGCGCACTTCAGCTTTTTATCAGCGTCTTTGACGGGCAGAGTTTTTCGGCGGTGGCGCGCCGGGAGGGCGTATCGGCGTCGATGATTTCGCGCACCGTCCGCCAGCTTGAAGAGGCGCTCGGCCAGCAGCTTTTCTACCGCAACACCCGCGCGGTGATCCCGACCGAAGCAGGGCGGCTGTTCGCGCAGTACGCGCGCGGCATTACCGAGCAGTTCAGCGAGGCGCGGCGCGAGCTTCAGGACCGCTCGCTTGAGCCGTCCGGGCTGCTTCGCATCAACGCGCCGGTGTTCTTCGGGCAGCGGCATATCGCGCCCTGGCTGACCGGGCTTGCGGAGCGCTACCCGCGCCTTCAACTGGCATTAACCCAGACGGACGATTACGTCGACCCGCACCGCGACGCCACCGATCTTATCGTGCGCATCGGCACGCTCACCGATTCGAGCTTTCACGCCCGCGTGTTCTGCGAGCAGCGCTACTACTTCGCCGCCGCGCCGCGCTATCTGGCGCGTTACGGCGCGCCCGCCTCGCCGGAGGCGTTTCACGCGCACCAGTGCCTGGTGTACAGCGGCTCCTCGGGGCCGAACCGCTGGCTGGCGCGCAAACCCGGCGAGCCGTGGGTGCATTACCCGGTGAACGCGCGGCTGGTGTCAAACAACGCCCATTCGCTGCTCACCGCCGCGCTCGACGGCATGGGGCTGGTGCTGTTCCCGGACTGGATGACAGGCGAGTGGCTAAAGCAGGGGAAACTGGTGAAAGTGCTGCCGGAGTATGAGGCGGCGATTAATACCGAGGCGCAGCACATCGCGGCCATCTACCCGAACGCGCGTCACCCGCCGCTCAACGTGCGCGCGGCGATCGACTACTTTGTGGAGGTGTTCGGCACGCCGGTCTACTGGCAGCGCGACTGA
- a CDS encoding DMT family transporter, whose product MQLLLIALVIAGGMGLSVEAGLLGPLGGEVGDFWAAFSIFGVGAALTFLLMLFYSPRNSPSFFAQPGWQLTGGLLGAGYVVILTVATPVIGIAMTMIGILAGQVFKSLIIDHFGLFGVERRPIDKLRLLALGFILAALALVTQS is encoded by the coding sequence ATGCAGCTTTTATTAATAGCGCTCGTGATTGCGGGCGGGATGGGGCTTTCGGTTGAGGCGGGCCTGCTCGGGCCGCTTGGCGGTGAAGTGGGTGATTTCTGGGCGGCGTTCAGCATTTTCGGCGTCGGCGCGGCGCTTACCTTTCTGCTGATGCTGTTTTACAGCCCGCGCAACAGCCCGTCGTTTTTCGCCCAGCCCGGCTGGCAGCTTACCGGCGGCCTGCTCGGCGCGGGGTATGTGGTTATTCTGACTGTCGCCACGCCGGTTATCGGCATCGCCATGACCATGATTGGCATTCTGGCGGGGCAGGTCTTCAAGAGCCTGATTATCGATCATTTCGGGCTGTTCGGCGTTGAGCGCCGCCCGATAGATAAACTGCGCCTGCTGGCGCTGGGGTTTATTCTCGCCGCCCTCGCGCTGGTCACCCAAAGCTAA
- a CDS encoding DMT family transporter, with the protein MTTIMIILAILGGALLSIQAAINGQLGGKVGVFRCAFLTFSVGALVCALLIFFFEPPHATSLLDVPKWQLTGALCGVPYIVIMVLAVQRIGTAVATVAVIFGQLAMSMLIDNFGWLGNAAIPFSLSRLGAVLCLAVALALIYLGNRRTATPRQDG; encoded by the coding sequence ATGACGACAATCATGATTATTCTCGCCATTCTTGGCGGCGCGCTGCTGAGTATTCAGGCGGCGATCAACGGCCAGCTCGGCGGCAAAGTCGGCGTGTTCCGCTGCGCCTTTCTGACATTCTCGGTGGGGGCGCTGGTCTGCGCGCTGCTGATTTTCTTCTTTGAGCCGCCGCATGCGACATCGCTTCTGGACGTGCCGAAATGGCAGCTCACCGGCGCGCTGTGCGGCGTGCCGTATATCGTAATTATGGTGCTGGCGGTGCAGCGCATCGGCACCGCGGTCGCGACGGTGGCGGTGATTTTCGGCCAGCTCGCCATGAGTATGCTTATCGATAATTTCGGCTGGCTCGGCAACGCGGCGATCCCGTTCTCGCTAAGCCGTCTCGGCGCGGTGCTCTGTCTCGCCGTCGCGCTGGCGCTGATTTATCTCGGCAACCGGCGCACCGCTACGCCTCGCCAAGACGGCTGA